The window CAAGAGGACGACATTATCTATAAATAAACCAACGAAAACCATCTCGGGACCATGCTGTAGTAACATTAGTAACTATATGTCCATGAAGACTGCAGCatggaatatatataagagGAAAGGAAGGGGAAAGGGGGGCACCTCTCATACATGAAGATTGCTGCATGGAATATCAGAGGATTAAATGATCCTCTGAAACAAAAAGTCGTCCAACAATTTCTAAAGGATCACAATATTGATATTATGGCAATAATTGAGAAAAGGGTGAAAGAAGGGAATTCCAAAGAAATTCATGCTGCTTGGAAGAAAGAGTTTTCATTCATAACTATGAGCACGCCACCAATGGTAGGCTCTGCATTGTCGTTAAGGAGGACATAAATTTGAGAGTTGTCCGGAAATCTAGCCAACTAATCCACTGTTTGCTTGATTTACCCGAGGGAAGAGGATTAATTGCAGTCGCTTTCGTTTATGCTTCAAACAGTTCgatggaaaggaaaaaaaactctGGTCTCATCTCGAGTCTTTGGCTGTTAACGTGAAGATCGAATGGGTTATATTGGGTTGATTTTAATGCTGTTAAAGAAGTGAGTGAGGTGAAAGCGGTAGGAAGAGATATTACTTGGGACCAGAGTATGAAAGATTTCAATGAGTGCTTGACTTCAACCGGTATCAATGACCATCCTTTTGTTGGGTGTTTCTACACATCGAGCAACAAATTAAGGGAAGTGCATCAGGCTCGAAAGTTGGATAGAGTTTTGACGAATGAGCACTCGGTGAATGATGGTATCTCTTCAACTGTGGAGTTTCTTGCAGCAGGGATTTCTGATCACAGCCCGGGACTATTGACAATTGCAGAACTTGAAAATGCAGGGCCTAAACCATTTAAGATCTTCAATTTTTGGACCAAGCATCCAAAATTTGTTGAATTGGTACAGGAGGTTTGGGGGACTGATATGGAGAATGATAGATCCTATGGCTACTTTCTACAGGAAGTTAAAAAGCCTTGAAAACGAAGGTGAGGGAATTCAGCAAGAAAACTTATGGTGACGTAGAAAAACGTATGCAAGATTTAAAACTAGAACTAGAGGAGACTCAAAAGGCCCTTCTCAGAGACTCTAATGATGTGCAACTAGTCGGAAGGGAGCAAGTTCTCAACAGACAATACATTGATGCACTTCATGATCAGGACAGTTATTTGAAGCAGAAGTCCAGGATCCATTGGCTAGAGGTGGGGGACCAAAACTCCTCATCCTTTCACAAATTAGTCAAAGAGTGGCATTCAAGGAACACCGTTCGAGTTTTCTTTAACTCGGAGGGGGCAAGCTGGAGAAAATGGCTGAGATCAAGGAGGAAGCAGTGAAATTCTATAAACAATTGCTTGGTGCTGATTTCACTTCTGAAGCTTCTTTGGATCAGATTGAATCACTGATTCAGAGGAAGGTCCCTGCAGACTTGGCTGATATGCTAGTGAGCAGAATTACTGACGAGGAAATCAAGACTGCACTTTTCTCCATGGGAGACAACAAAGCTCCAGGACCTGATGGGTATTcagctttattttttaaattttgctgGAGTATTATTAAAGATGACTTTGTGGCTGCCATCAAATCCTATTTCAGCACAGGTAAAATGAGAATGGAAGCAAACTCCACCATTATTATTCTTGTTCCAGAGAAGCCTAAAGCTGATCATATGAAGGATTTCAGGCCAATTTCTTGTTGCAATATATTCTACCAATGTTTCACCAAAGTGCTTCCTAATAGACTGAAAAAGGCGTTCCCCATTCTTATTAGTAAAAATCAGTCAGCTTTTATTAAAGGAAGAAGGATTGCAGACAACATACTCGTGGCTCATGAACTGGTTAACAATTATCATAGATCTGGGATCACCGCTCGATGTGCTGTTAAAGTGGATTTAATGAAAGCCTTTGATTCCATCTCGTGGGATTTCATTCTTGTTGCACTGTCTGCTATGGGAATGCCTTCAATGTTTATCAATTGGATTAAGGGATGCATCACTACTCCCTATTTCTCTGTAGCTCTTCATGGCACTTCGGCAGGATATTTCCCAGGAGCTAGAGGGGTGCGACAAGGAGATCCATTGTCTCCATATTTGTTTGTAGTTGGTATGGAAGTGTTGTGTCAGTTACTTGATTCCGCAATTAGATCGAGAAGACTAGGATTCCATCCTAGATGCAAGCCTGTCAGACTCACACACCTATTTATTTTCACTAATGGTTCGCGTGAATCTTTACTTGTTGGTCTGGACACTCTAGATATATTTCACAGATGGTCAGGTCTTCGCCTCAACCCAGAGATTTCAGAACTGTACTGTGGAGGACTAACCGAAGAGGATATCCAACAGTTGTTGACTGTTATAAGATTCAAAAAAGGGCATCTTCCAGTCAAATACCCGAGACTCCCTCTAGTCTCAGGGAAGCTCTCCTTGAAGAATTGTGAGGAGCTCATAGAGAAGATTGTTAAAAGAATTAAACGATGGACTGTCAAGCACCTTTCTTATGCAGGGAGGCTCCGACTGATCAATTCTGTGATATTCAGTATGTCCTCTAACTGATGCTCTAACTTTATTCTGCATAAGAGAGTGATTAAGCTTGTGCGTCAGAAATGTAAAGCTTTTCTTTGGAAGGATAGCTTATTATTCTGGAGGGGCCAAAGTGAGTTAGGCTACTGTGTATCTGCCAAAAGATGAGGGCGGCCTGGGAGTTTGAAATTTGGAGACATGTAACAAGGTTTGTGTTGTGAAGAACGTATGGGTTATCCTTCTGAATTCGGGATCTCTTTGGGTTGCTTGGACTTGAAGATTTCTACTGAAAGGAAGGAGTTTTTGGGGCATAAAGGTTACTAAAAGCTACTCTTGGAATTGGAGGAAGCTCCTGCATCTAAGGGATTTGATTAAGCCATATATCAAATACCGAATCGGTTTTGGGGATAACATCAGTTTCTGGTGTGACCATTGGCTCCCTGTGGGGCCCATTAGCGGATTTTAGTACAAGAGGTTTGGATTGTTTTCCCATGATCAAAGAGCATGATTGTGTCAGCAGAGTTTATAGGCAAAACTGTTGGAGATGGCCTAGAAGCTGTGATTCTCAAGCTGAGGAAGTGAAGGGGCTCGCACTGAAAGCTGAGTTTGATGACATAGATAAGGTAATATGGATCCCAAGCAGCTCGGGTCAATATACTACTCAGAGTGGCTTTGAACATTTCAGAACCGCTGGACCAATGGTACCGTGGAGGAAAGCTGTTTGGTTTGCAGGTCATCTACCTCGAGCTTCTTTTATTAGCTGGCTTGCCATTCTTCATAGGCTTACTACGAAGGCTAGAATACTGAGATAGGGAGCAAACATAGGAAGTGCTTTATGAGAATGTTATGGATGTGAAGTTGAGACCGGAGATCATCTTTTCTTCACCTGCAAAATTACAAAAGCTATATGGCAAAGTGTATTATGCAGGTTGGGAATTACTAAGCAGGTCCAGGATTGGCATTCTGAGCTGGTTTGGGTGATGTCTTTGaaaggaaagaagttggaCAGTATTGGGCAAAGACTTGCTAGGAATGTATATATTCACAAAGTACGGATAGAGAGAAACAACAGGATCTTCAAACACGAGGTCTCCTCCATGAGTAGGATAGTTCATCAAATTATAGAATTAGTTAGAATGAAGATTTTGTCTAATCCTAGGGTGCAACATAAGATAGCAAGCTCGAGTATAGCAAAACTCTTGGGGATGTGAATTCTGTTTGTTTGTCTTCTGTAAATGTGGGGATAGGTTACTCTTGGATTAGTGGTCTTTGTATATATTGACTTTTGATTAATAATGAAGTTTTaacacttatccaaaaaaaaaaaaaactatacgTACATTTCTGTCGTATGTTGTTCAAACATCAGATCAGATAGagaaatcaaatatataagtCCGTGGGATGAGGGAGCATCTAAGCAACATATATAACTGCAAGGCTATATTTTACTGATCTATACAGCATTACACAGCCCAATATCAACAAAacacatatataaacaaattaaattcaaTGTGGCACAATTAAAGAAAGAtacttcagcaaaaaaaaaaacgcatAGTTGATTCGACAAAGCACACATGAAACAACATATACATGATTGATCTGACGATGTACATTTGACCCATTTAGTTAATTACCAAGTGACGCTTGGGTTCAGCGAAGCAAATTCCAGCAGCTCCTTATCATGATCGAGCTCGGCCATGTCCGGTATTCTCAAGGTCAACCACACCTCGATGCCCTCGCCATCTCTAGCATCGAGCAGCACCACGGAGTTCTTGAATTCTGTACTGTCTAGGCTCATCCAGATTGGGTTTCCCCAACCGAAGTCAGCCTCGTAGAACTGGAGGTTGCACCAACTACTACAGTTGTAAAAATCTATGCTCTCATCGTTCATTAGGCTTCCGAATTTGCCGGCGGCTTCAAAGATCGCTTTCATTGCATTCTCTTGACCCTGCTCTAGCCTAATCGGGTAGGTTTCCAAATAATCTTTCATGTACGCCCTCAGGTTGTTCACCAGAGAATGAAGCTCGGCTTCGGGATCGTCGTTTGGAGTGTGGACCGACCCCAGGAAGTTCCCTATGGAGTGTTCGGGGAGCGGTGACATGAGCCTCTTGCGCAAGTTGACCGCCTGGGACAGCACAGTCCGCCTCGATGGTGCACCCAGGTTTCTTCGGGACGCATTCCCCGCGCATTTCCATATCAAGGCCGACACAGCCTCCACCCTACTGGGCTCCGGAGCATCCTCATTGCATCTGGTGGCCCTTGCCTTCAGTGCAGCAATCCTTGAGGAATCAAACACATACCTCCGCGTGACGCATAGCCCCTTTGGTAGTTCTGCCACGGGAAGGTTGTCAACCAGATGTTTTAATGGCGGGATGAGGGATGAGATAGCAAAGTCAGGGGCTAGGACTTCGACGGACCCACGGGCCATCCCGGTCCATGCCTTAATGAATGAGCTCATAGTCGAAGCGTCACATAGCTTGTGGGAAATGGCAATCCCAATTGCCAGCCCACCACATTTGAAGAAATTCGCTTGCATGAGCAAGAGAAGCCCGGAAGCCGCTTCAGTAGACTCCATATTGACCGGGAAGAGCCTCTTCAGGACCGCAGGGTCGGGCTTTCCTAGTACGTCCCCGAGAGCACAGTTGACCTCGGCTTCAATGTAAGCAGCACCTTCATCATTACAGTCGATCCAGAAGTTATCCCTGATCCTCCCGGCAAGCGGGAAGTAGCGGGTCAGAACATTGGACAGGGATGACTTCAGCCTCCAGGACTTATCGGCTACAAGTTGTGCCCGGACATTATCGTCACCCTCACCTTCGCCAGGGTAGAAGAGGAGTGCAGTCACGTAAAGGACCGGACAGAGCTGATCGCTGAGCGAGAGCTTGACGGTTCCATTTACCTCCTCCGGAGTAGGAGAGGATGGCTTGATGGTTTCTCTAGAGGCCACCTCGATCTTAATTTCAGCAGCCATTGTTATCGAAATATCAATGCACGTATGTCCAGTAAAGGAAACTGACCATGTAAGATGACATTTATATAGTGAGGGGCCGCAGTTCTTAAGGTCAGACTTCCCGGGAGCTGTCCACAAGGCGACAGGGCAATAGAACTTTCCATTCTGTTACGTCAAATTCGGGAAAGCACATGAAGACAACTATTGTCTACTGTCCCAAACATTATAATAAGTTCGTTCTGCCCCCAGCTACTTGGTTTGATTGATTTCGCACAATGTAACAATTTTGTTTAGATTGtcattctaattaattaaaatagagaatgcatacatacatacatacatatatatatatatattatgttcaACAAAATTCAACTCCGATTAATTCCTCGCCAGTCCTTgtagaaaaaggaaatgaagTGGACGAGAAATACAACAAAAGACAGCTACGAAACTGGAAAGTTAAGAAACAATATCTTATATTTGAATatgggtatatatatatatatatatattaacccGGATTGTCTAAACTTTGCCCGACTAATTTCTGGAGCTCCGTAAACCTCAGCGATGCACGGAGCGGATAATCACGTCAAAAGCACTCTGGTAACTTTAAGGGGTTTCGAATCTGGAATCGGGCAGATACTCGAGCTTCTCTTTAACTACTACGCTAAACCCAtagagttatatatatatatttatttatatttgatCTAAGCATGAGGTGCTAACTCCCCCTTTACTCGggctaaaatttttaattttttctaacGAATTTGTCATCATTGTACATGAAATTGTTGTACCATGTCTCCTTTGACTTtaggactttttttttcggttacaagagAGGTACATaagtctaatataataaaatagaaatcataataactaataaatgaacATGAATAATCTCACTAAATATCAAACTCAGAACCTCTTGATTAGCAAGTGAGGGTGTGTGCTACTGCTCTACACCGAAAACTTTACGACTACTTTTTCTTTgcctttctttcaattttgcTCACATTGGATTAAATTCCTAGATCCGTCCCTGGTGATATCAAACTACATTAAAATGAGTGAATTTTTCCTACAATGAGaggatttaaaatttttagtacCGCATTTCATGATCAAGGTAAGTCAAAAATTCGAGCAGGTAGTAATTTTCAAATCCTCATCAAGATGTCACATGATCTCACTGTAAAAGAAGTGTTATACAACATGTAAAGCTCAAAAGCAACTTATTAACATGGAAgtgttttaccccttagtagCCTAATGTGGCTGGAACCTGGATTAGTTATGTCATATTGagttaacaaataaaaaaagatgcaCATATGGGGAAAAAAACTCAAAGCAACTtccctaaaaataaaaaggaattttctTCCATAATCAAACACGACATGTTAATTAAAGAGATAGGATTAAAAATCATGCGTGGATCACGTGCTGAATTCATAGTGGAAACGTGAAGTTGGAATTTAGAATGAAAGGCCAAAGCCAAGGAGTAGACTTtgtgtttaattaattataggatTATAGATCCGAGGAAGCTGCCTACAAGCCAGCAAGAGAACGTTGTCCCTAATTATTACCAGAATATTATCTCAATTACTGATATTATTTATGGATTCCATATAATCTTTTGTTTGATcgcaaacaaaaaaaatcctagTCTTGCATGTCGATAAAAGGAACTCAAAGGAATTAAAAATACGCTCAATTTGGACTCACTAATTACTAAATTTACTTGCGCAATCGCTAAAGGAATTCAAAGGCGTTTTGCTTTTGG of the Punica granatum isolate Tunisia-2019 chromosome 6, ASM765513v2, whole genome shotgun sequence genome contains:
- the LOC116211796 gene encoding BAHD acyltransferase At5g47980-like yields the protein MAAEIKIEVASRETIKPSSPTPEEVNGTVKLSLSDQLCPVLYVTALLFYPGEGEGDDNVRAQLVADKSWRLKSSLSNVLTRYFPLAGRIRDNFWIDCNDEGAAYIEAEVNCALGDVLGKPDPAVLKRLFPVNMESTEAASGLLLLMQANFFKCGGLAIGIAISHKLCDASTMSSFIKAWTGMARGSVEVLAPDFAISSLIPPLKHLVDNLPVAELPKGLCVTRRYVFDSSRIAALKARATRCNEDAPEPSRVEAVSALIWKCAGNASRRNLGAPSRRTVLSQAVNLRKRLMSPLPEHSIGNFLGSVHTPNDDPEAELHSLVNNLRAYMKDYLETYPIRLEQGQENAMKAIFEAAGKFGSLMNDESIDFYNCSSWCNLQFYEADFGWGNPIWMSLDSTEFKNSVVLLDARDGEGIEVWLTLRIPDMAELDHDKELLEFASLNPSVTW